A region from the Armatimonadota bacterium genome encodes:
- a CDS encoding DUF5752 family protein: protein MPRTATRPFEFVDCLELREMLGRSAWDERELLHGIEEVPAASIFYHTHSAFLRSRYLPAPYRNDFATWAAIQVRDRVLGERLAVVDPFDYEDVEALRGELITIIDDHLSDLQVVPRIVYGEPFEFMRAQLIAVPTGIRATTLREFREALARVDLSAIYYHFFRAEARRGTWEAVRWLAEELGEVDLAERIRKLNPYISGLDGLRARLLALCDARLAHEDHA, encoded by the coding sequence ATGCCTCGGACGGCGACCCGACCCTTCGAGTTCGTGGACTGCCTGGAGCTGCGCGAGATGCTCGGCCGCAGCGCCTGGGACGAGCGCGAGCTGCTCCACGGTATCGAAGAGGTCCCCGCCGCGTCCATCTTCTACCATACGCACTCGGCGTTTCTGCGCAGCCGCTACCTCCCGGCGCCCTACCGCAACGACTTCGCCACCTGGGCGGCGATCCAGGTGCGGGACCGGGTGCTGGGCGAGCGCCTGGCCGTGGTCGACCCCTTTGACTACGAGGATGTGGAGGCGCTGCGGGGCGAGCTGATCACCATCATCGACGATCACCTCTCCGACCTGCAGGTGGTGCCGCGGATCGTGTACGGCGAGCCCTTCGAGTTCATGCGGGCCCAGCTCATCGCCGTCCCCACGGGGATCCGGGCCACCACGCTGCGGGAGTTCCGGGAGGCGCTGGCCCGCGTGGACCTCAGCGCCATCTACTACCACTTCTTCCGGGCCGAGGCCCGCCGGGGCACCTGGGAGGCCGTGCGCTGGCTGGCCGAAGAGCTGGGCGAGGTCGACCTGGCCGAACGCATCCGCAAACTCAACCCCTACATCAGCGGGCTGGACGGGCTGCGGGCGCGGCTCCTCGCGCTCTGCGACGCCCGCCTGGCCCACGAGGACCATGCTTAA
- a CDS encoding DUF3536 domain-containing protein: MRHLCVHGHFYQPSRENPWTDTVELAEAAAPYHDWNERITAECYARNAASRLLDDAGRITRIVNNFAGISYDVGPTLLRWLARHAPAVYEQILEADRISRREQYGHGNAVAQVYTHLIMPLATGRDRVTQVRWGIRDFERRFRRRPEGMWLPETAVDIATLEILAAHGVAFTFLAPHQARRIRRAEGAWTEVTAETLDVTVPYRCRLPSGRSVAIFFYHAPVSHAVAFEGLLHDGAAFADRLVAAAPDDQQARLVVAAADGETYGHHHRFGDMALAYALHRIATAGAMRIVNAAAFLAAHPPACDVEIVENTSWSCAHGVERWRSDCGCNTGRGWHQRWRGPLREGIAWLTEQLEAAYARHGEEIFRDVWAARDEAVDLIDAGPGAVEAFLARHARDASPGRRARALRLLAMQRHGALMQSSDGWFFDDISGPETVQILSHAARAMEIARAFGLELEDGFLDHLRRAPGNLAAFPDGAAVYERLVRPRVVGPREATACFAMTALVGAPSVRLAGTTTVTELDRADVSAASHRLLVGRVRVRAAEVEEDRETVYALVHFGSHEVHCAVAPDWDEARYRAVRDRLVERSGKDVVSEVVRAVDQAFGPHYFSLRDLPLEDRRAVLQRLTERTLQDLEDVYRRLYRDNRPLMVYLRDAGVDVPAPLVTAAVVALTRDLEEELSRDAAVPLRPRVFELLAELRSWGREIRADRFEPLLRRRLEQALAGAGHVADRVARALEVLDFAEAAGLTLNLWEAQNAFSRLARAAGDGALVRLGERLHFAMEKLG, encoded by the coding sequence ATGCGCCATCTGTGCGTCCACGGCCACTTCTACCAGCCGAGCCGCGAGAACCCCTGGACGGACACGGTGGAGCTGGCGGAGGCCGCCGCCCCCTATCACGACTGGAACGAACGCATCACCGCGGAGTGCTACGCGCGCAACGCCGCGTCGCGTCTGCTGGACGACGCCGGCCGGATCACCCGCATCGTCAACAACTTCGCCGGGATCAGCTACGACGTCGGCCCGACGTTGCTGCGCTGGCTGGCGCGCCACGCCCCGGCCGTTTACGAGCAGATCCTGGAGGCGGATCGGATCAGCAGACGGGAGCAGTACGGGCATGGGAACGCGGTCGCGCAGGTCTACACGCACCTGATCATGCCGCTGGCTACCGGGCGCGACCGCGTGACACAGGTGCGCTGGGGGATCCGCGACTTCGAACGGCGGTTCCGGCGCCGCCCGGAAGGGATGTGGCTGCCGGAGACCGCGGTGGACATCGCGACGCTGGAGATCCTGGCCGCGCACGGCGTGGCCTTCACCTTCCTGGCTCCCCACCAGGCCCGCCGCATCCGTCGGGCGGAAGGGGCCTGGACCGAGGTGACGGCAGAGACGCTGGACGTCACGGTTCCCTATCGCTGCCGCCTGCCCAGCGGACGGTCGGTGGCCATCTTCTTCTATCACGCTCCCGTCTCCCATGCCGTCGCCTTCGAAGGACTGCTCCACGACGGGGCGGCATTCGCCGACCGGCTGGTGGCGGCCGCCCCGGACGACCAGCAGGCCCGCCTGGTCGTCGCCGCCGCGGACGGGGAAACCTACGGCCATCACCACCGGTTCGGCGACATGGCCCTGGCCTACGCCCTCCACCGGATCGCCACGGCCGGGGCGATGCGCATCGTGAACGCCGCGGCGTTTCTCGCCGCGCATCCGCCCGCCTGCGACGTCGAAATCGTCGAGAACACCTCCTGGAGCTGCGCCCACGGCGTCGAGCGGTGGCGGTCGGACTGCGGCTGCAATACCGGGCGGGGCTGGCACCAGCGCTGGCGCGGGCCCCTGCGGGAGGGCATCGCCTGGCTGACGGAGCAGCTTGAGGCCGCCTACGCGCGCCACGGGGAAGAGATCTTCCGCGACGTCTGGGCGGCGCGGGACGAAGCCGTGGATCTGATCGACGCCGGACCGGGAGCGGTGGAGGCCTTCCTGGCCCGGCACGCCCGGGACGCGTCCCCCGGGCGGCGCGCGAGGGCGTTGCGGCTGCTGGCGATGCAGCGCCACGGAGCCCTCATGCAGAGCAGCGACGGCTGGTTCTTCGACGACATCAGCGGCCCCGAGACGGTGCAGATCCTCTCCCACGCCGCCCGGGCGATGGAGATCGCCCGGGCCTTCGGCCTCGAACTGGAGGACGGCTTCCTCGACCACCTGCGCCGGGCCCCCGGAAACCTGGCCGCCTTCCCCGACGGTGCTGCGGTCTACGAGCGGCTGGTGCGGCCCCGCGTCGTGGGCCCCCGCGAGGCCACGGCCTGCTTCGCGATGACCGCGCTGGTCGGCGCTCCCTCCGTCCGCCTGGCCGGCACCACCACGGTGACGGAACTCGACCGGGCCGACGTCTCGGCGGCCTCGCACCGGCTCCTGGTCGGCCGTGTCCGCGTGCGCGCCGCGGAGGTGGAGGAGGACCGCGAGACCGTCTACGCCCTGGTCCACTTCGGCAGCCACGAGGTGCACTGCGCCGTGGCGCCGGACTGGGACGAGGCGCGCTACAGGGCGGTGCGGGACCGGCTGGTGGAGCGGTCCGGGAAGGACGTGGTCAGCGAGGTGGTCCGCGCCGTTGACCAGGCCTTCGGGCCGCACTACTTCTCGCTGAGGGATCTCCCCCTCGAAGATCGCCGCGCGGTCCTGCAGCGTCTGACCGAACGCACCCTGCAGGACCTGGAAGACGTCTACCGCCGGCTGTACCGGGACAACCGACCGCTGATGGTCTACCTGCGCGATGCCGGCGTGGACGTGCCTGCCCCGCTGGTCACCGCCGCCGTCGTGGCCCTGACCCGCGACCTGGAGGAGGAACTGAGCAGGGATGCCGCCGTGCCGCTCCGTCCCCGGGTCTTCGAGCTGCTGGCCGAGCTGCGCTCCTGGGGACGCGAGATCCGGGCCGACCGCTTCGAGCCGCTGCTGCGACGGCGGCTGGAGCAGGCTCTGGCCGGGGCCGGGCACGTCGCCGACCGCGTGGCCCGCGCCCTGGAGGTGCTCGACTTCGCCGAGGCCGCGGGCCTGACCCTGAACCTCTGGGAGGCCCAGAACGCCTTCTCCCGGCTGGCCCGGGCCGCCGGCGACGGCGCGCTGGTGCGCCTGGGCGAGCGGCTGCACTTCGCGATGGAGAAACTCGGATAG
- the glgC gene encoding glucose-1-phosphate adenylyltransferase — translation MDRPRVLAIILAGGKGERLYPLTRERGKPAVPFGGKYRIVDFVLSNFVNSGIYALYVLVQYKAQSLIEHLRNAWRLGGLPDHFVIVVPPQMRWGESWYQGTADAVYQNLNLIRDFSPDIVAIFGADHVYRMDIAQMIAFHRDRGADVTVAALPVPLAQAGAFGVVAAEADGRITHFEEKPASPTPMPGDPTRAYASMGNYLFQRDVLVEALVEDARRSTDHDFGRTIIPELAQQRRVFAYNFLENIVPGVQPYEERGYWRDVGTVEAYWQAHMDLLGPTPALNLDNGRWPILTAPYPGPSARILEGEARDALIGEGSLIAGGVVRRSILGRGVRVMRGAVVEESVVMDRTVVGEEAVLRRVIVDRFNVVPPGTRIGEDREADRLRYHVDPSGLVVLPRGQTR, via the coding sequence GTGGACCGCCCGCGCGTCCTGGCCATCATCCTCGCCGGCGGCAAGGGGGAGCGACTCTACCCCCTGACCCGGGAGCGCGGCAAACCGGCGGTCCCCTTCGGCGGCAAGTACCGCATCGTGGACTTCGTCCTCTCCAACTTCGTGAATTCGGGCATCTACGCGCTGTACGTCCTGGTGCAGTACAAGGCCCAGTCGCTGATCGAGCACCTGCGCAACGCCTGGCGGCTGGGCGGCCTGCCGGACCACTTCGTCATCGTCGTCCCCCCCCAGATGCGCTGGGGCGAGAGCTGGTACCAGGGCACGGCCGATGCGGTGTACCAGAACCTCAACCTGATCCGGGACTTCTCCCCCGACATCGTGGCCATCTTCGGTGCGGACCACGTCTACCGGATGGACATCGCGCAGATGATCGCCTTCCACCGGGATCGCGGCGCCGATGTCACCGTGGCCGCGCTCCCCGTGCCCCTGGCCCAGGCCGGCGCCTTCGGCGTCGTCGCCGCGGAGGCGGATGGGCGGATCACGCATTTCGAGGAGAAACCGGCGTCCCCGACCCCCATGCCCGGCGATCCGACGCGCGCCTACGCCTCGATGGGAAACTACCTCTTCCAGCGCGATGTCCTGGTCGAGGCCCTGGTGGAGGATGCGCGGCGCAGCACCGACCACGACTTCGGCCGGACGATCATTCCCGAGCTGGCCCAGCAGCGCAGGGTCTTCGCCTACAACTTCCTGGAGAACATCGTCCCGGGCGTGCAGCCCTACGAGGAGCGCGGGTACTGGCGGGATGTGGGGACGGTGGAAGCCTACTGGCAGGCGCACATGGATCTGCTCGGCCCCACCCCCGCCCTGAACCTGGACAACGGGCGCTGGCCGATCCTCACCGCCCCCTACCCCGGGCCCTCGGCGCGGATCCTGGAGGGCGAGGCCCGGGACGCCCTGATCGGCGAGGGCAGCCTGATCGCCGGGGGCGTGGTGCGCCGGTCGATCCTCGGCCGCGGGGTGCGGGTGATGCGGGGCGCGGTGGTCGAGGAGTCCGTGGTCATGGACCGCACCGTGGTGGGCGAGGAGGCCGTGCTCCGTCGGGTCATCGTCGACCGCTTCAACGTCGTGCCGCCGGGCACCCGGATCGGCGAGGACCGGGAGGCCGACCGCCTACGCTACCACGTCGATCCGTCAGGACTCGTCGTCCTCCCGCGCGGGCAGACCCGATAG
- a CDS encoding DUF1957 domain-containing protein, producing the protein MAQSPVGYFALVLHTHLPFVLGHGRWPHGSDWLSEVTVGCYLPLLGVFGRLAAAGIPPHATINITPVLAEQFAAPAFKREIEEFLRTRIAAARENAAEFERQGRQELLGGARNWERFYRRRLEQFDGLNGDLVGAFRALHDAGHIRLITCAATHGYLPLLLREESIDLQLRLARATHLRHFGHAPTGVWLPECAYRPRYEWTPPVGPLRGRMRVRRKGIEEFLADLGLTFFITDVHLARGGSPLSAYRDYYPALRTLSEIPPPGVAGERSPYRPYVVASRGGRGEAVAFVRDPESTMQVWSRDAGYPGDEWYMEFHKKHFPGGLRYWRVTSPRSDLGSKLPYEPERARERLRAHAEHFVGLLGHVLRSESLRLGTPGIACSPYDTELFGHWWFEGPRWLEEVFTRLGAGGIEPVDCAAFLERYPPTEALSLQEGSWGEGGDHRVWLNRDTEWTWERIYAVEDDFWTAAREAAHDPRPAVRRVLAQTARELLLLQASDWQFLITTWAARDYAEARFAEHYANVTRLLQALRRALAGVTLEAGDEEFLAAREIQNFIFPDVVRHVQATLGLAA; encoded by the coding sequence ATGGCCCAGTCCCCGGTCGGCTACTTTGCGCTGGTGTTGCACACCCATCTGCCCTTCGTCCTGGGGCACGGCCGGTGGCCGCACGGCAGCGACTGGCTCAGCGAGGTCACCGTGGGCTGCTACCTCCCCCTGCTCGGCGTCTTCGGGCGGCTGGCCGCCGCGGGAATTCCCCCTCACGCCACGATCAACATCACGCCGGTGCTGGCGGAGCAGTTCGCCGCCCCGGCCTTCAAGCGGGAGATCGAGGAGTTCCTGCGCACCCGGATCGCCGCCGCCCGGGAGAACGCCGCCGAGTTCGAGCGCCAGGGACGGCAGGAGTTGCTGGGAGGCGCCCGCAACTGGGAGCGGTTCTACCGGCGGCGGCTCGAGCAGTTCGACGGGCTGAACGGAGACCTGGTCGGCGCCTTCCGCGCGCTGCACGACGCCGGCCACATCCGTCTCATCACCTGCGCCGCCACCCACGGCTACCTCCCGCTGCTGCTGCGGGAGGAGTCCATCGATCTGCAGCTGCGCCTGGCCAGGGCCACGCACCTGCGCCACTTCGGCCATGCGCCCACCGGCGTCTGGCTGCCCGAGTGCGCCTACCGGCCGCGGTACGAGTGGACGCCGCCGGTCGGTCCCCTGCGGGGCCGGATGCGGGTCCGGCGGAAGGGGATCGAGGAGTTCCTGGCCGACCTGGGGCTGACCTTCTTCATCACCGACGTGCACCTGGCGCGCGGCGGGAGCCCGCTCTCGGCCTATCGCGACTACTACCCCGCGCTGCGGACCCTGTCGGAAATCCCCCCGCCGGGCGTGGCGGGCGAGCGCAGCCCCTACCGGCCGTACGTCGTGGCCTCGCGCGGCGGGCGGGGGGAGGCTGTGGCCTTCGTGCGCGATCCGGAGTCCACGATGCAGGTGTGGAGTCGGGACGCCGGCTATCCCGGCGACGAGTGGTACATGGAGTTCCACAAGAAGCATTTCCCGGGAGGGCTGCGCTACTGGCGCGTCACCTCGCCGCGCAGCGATCTCGGCAGCAAACTCCCCTACGAGCCGGAGCGGGCCCGGGAACGCCTGCGGGCCCACGCCGAGCACTTCGTCGGGCTGCTCGGCCACGTGCTGCGCAGCGAGTCCCTGCGACTGGGCACGCCGGGCATCGCCTGCAGCCCCTACGACACCGAGCTGTTCGGCCACTGGTGGTTTGAAGGACCGCGCTGGCTGGAAGAAGTCTTCACCCGCCTGGGGGCCGGCGGGATCGAACCGGTCGACTGCGCCGCCTTCCTGGAACGGTATCCGCCGACCGAAGCCCTCTCCCTCCAGGAAGGCTCCTGGGGGGAAGGCGGCGACCACCGGGTCTGGCTCAATCGCGACACGGAGTGGACCTGGGAGCGCATCTACGCGGTGGAGGACGACTTCTGGACGGCGGCGCGGGAGGCGGCGCACGATCCGCGCCCGGCCGTGCGCCGGGTTCTGGCGCAGACCGCCAGGGAGCTGCTCCTGTTGCAGGCCTCCGACTGGCAGTTCCTGATCACCACCTGGGCCGCGCGGGACTATGCCGAGGCGCGCTTCGCCGAACATTACGCCAACGTGACCCGCCTGCTGCAGGCGCTGCGCCGGGCCCTGGCCGGGGTCACCCTGGAGGCGGGCGACGAGGAGTTCCTGGCGGCCCGGGAAATCCAGAACTTCATCTTCCCCGACGTCGTCCGGCATGTGCAGGCGACGCTCGGACTCGCCGCCTAG
- a CDS encoding NAD-dependent epimerase/dehydratase family protein codes for MKILVTGGAGFIGSHIVDAYVAEGHDVVIVDSLVTGRREFLNPRARFYEMDIRDPALREIFARERPEVVNHHAAQASVPGSVAHPSHDADVNIMGTLNLLELAREYGTRRLIFASTGGAIYGEPERIPVDESHPTRPLSPYGIGKMAGEAYVRFFGGLGLSWAILRYSNVYGPRQDPHGEAGVVAIFANAMLAGNQPTIFGDGTQTRDFVYVEDVARANLLATASEEPGLANIATGVETTVNDVYRLLAEATGFREPPAYAPPRTGDVYRIALDIRQADEWLGWSPEVSLPEGLRRTVEWFRR; via the coding sequence GTGAAGATCCTGGTCACCGGCGGCGCCGGGTTCATCGGCTCCCACATCGTCGACGCCTACGTGGCCGAGGGCCACGACGTGGTGATCGTCGACAGTCTGGTCACCGGCCGGCGCGAGTTTCTCAACCCGCGGGCCCGCTTCTACGAGATGGACATCCGCGACCCGGCGCTGCGCGAGATCTTCGCCCGGGAGCGTCCCGAGGTGGTCAACCATCACGCCGCCCAGGCGTCGGTGCCGGGCTCGGTCGCCCACCCCAGCCATGACGCCGATGTGAACATCATGGGGACCCTCAACCTCCTCGAACTGGCCCGGGAGTACGGGACGCGCCGGCTCATCTTCGCCTCCACGGGCGGGGCGATCTACGGCGAGCCGGAACGGATTCCGGTCGACGAGTCCCACCCGACCCGGCCCCTCTCGCCCTACGGAATCGGCAAGATGGCCGGCGAAGCCTATGTGCGCTTCTTCGGGGGGCTGGGGTTGTCGTGGGCCATCCTGCGCTACTCGAATGTCTACGGCCCCCGCCAGGATCCGCACGGCGAGGCCGGCGTGGTGGCCATCTTCGCGAACGCGATGCTGGCGGGCAACCAGCCCACGATCTTCGGCGACGGCACACAGACGCGGGACTTCGTCTACGTCGAGGACGTGGCCCGGGCCAACCTCCTGGCCACGGCCTCGGAGGAGCCGGGGCTGGCGAACATCGCCACCGGCGTCGAGACCACGGTGAACGACGTCTACCGCCTGCTGGCCGAGGCGACGGGCTTCCGCGAGCCGCCGGCCTACGCGCCGCCCCGCACGGGGGACGTCTACCGCATCGCCCTCGACATCCGCCAGGCCGACGAGTGGTTGGGCTGGAGCCCGGAAGTGTCCCTTCCCGAGGGGCTGCGCCGCACCGTGGAGTGGTTCCGCCGCTAG
- a CDS encoding mechanosensitive ion channel family protein: MNPIAGRLLEHPGLLALGETLLSVVLILIGAAVVMRLATSVARRALAPRGDRLLDETRARTLRPLVESLLRYVVAFIALVMVLREVGVDIAAILASAGVVGLAVGFGAQQLIRDLISGFFILAEGLIRVGDVIVVGEHTGVVEQINVRTTLVRKYNGELWSIRNGELTLFGNLNRDFSRAIVTVGVAYEADLRRAMGVMEEVGRRWAEERKEIVLEPPEVQGVMRFGESQVEIRLVVMVRPMAHWEAERELRVRLKEAFDREGLEIPFPRRVTYLRSEGIRQ; encoded by the coding sequence GTGAACCCGATCGCCGGTCGCCTCCTCGAGCACCCCGGGCTCCTGGCCCTGGGCGAGACGTTGCTGTCTGTCGTCCTGATCCTGATCGGGGCCGCCGTCGTCATGCGCCTGGCCACCTCCGTCGCCCGCCGGGCCCTGGCGCCTCGGGGCGACCGTCTGCTCGACGAGACCCGGGCGCGCACGCTGCGGCCCCTGGTGGAGTCGCTGCTCCGCTATGTCGTCGCCTTCATCGCCCTGGTCATGGTCCTGCGGGAGGTGGGGGTGGACATCGCGGCCATCCTGGCCAGCGCGGGCGTGGTGGGCCTGGCCGTGGGCTTCGGCGCCCAGCAGCTCATCCGGGATCTCATCTCGGGGTTCTTCATCCTGGCCGAGGGGCTGATCCGGGTCGGCGACGTCATTGTCGTCGGCGAGCACACCGGAGTCGTGGAGCAGATCAACGTCCGCACCACGCTGGTGCGCAAGTACAACGGCGAACTGTGGAGCATCCGCAACGGGGAGCTGACCCTCTTCGGGAATCTGAATCGCGATTTCAGCCGGGCCATCGTCACCGTGGGGGTGGCCTACGAGGCCGACCTGCGCCGGGCGATGGGCGTGATGGAGGAGGTGGGACGGCGCTGGGCCGAGGAGCGGAAGGAGATCGTGCTGGAGCCTCCCGAGGTCCAGGGCGTGATGCGGTTCGGCGAGTCCCAGGTGGAGATCCGCCTGGTGGTCATGGTCCGGCCCATGGCGCACTGGGAGGCGGAACGCGAGCTCCGCGTGCGCCTCAAGGAAGCCTTCGACCGCGAGGGCCTCGAGATCCCCTTCCCGCGTCGGGTCACCTATCTCCGGTCGGAAGGCATCCGGCAGTGA
- a CDS encoding bifunctional phosphoglucose/phosphomannose isomerase has translation MNLADPRERRARDPSGMLELILRLPEMCAEAWALPVQPSPPALRPAQIIALGMGGSGIGGDLLRAVLHDEASMPVMAIKEYRPPAFVGPECLVFACSYSGNTEETLAAYDEASARGASCVVITSGGELLRRAEARRHPAVVVPPGLPPRAALPYLFLPMLAILSRAGIVRSFDAEVGETVAGLRRILGRLGPEGADPEARALAGALVGRIPVVYSSTPFLEPAAQRWKDQFNENAKTFAVWNTFPELNHNETVGWGLDPALARTLYVIVLRDPSEPARLARRVEITKDLAFRKAAGVAEVAGEGEGKLCRLMSPIAYGDLVSWYLALQRGVDPTPVAVIDELKQRLAASASGGPP, from the coding sequence ATGAACCTCGCCGACCCGCGGGAGCGTCGGGCCCGGGATCCCTCCGGGATGCTGGAGCTCATCCTCCGTCTCCCCGAGATGTGCGCCGAGGCGTGGGCGCTGCCGGTCCAGCCGTCCCCTCCGGCCCTGCGGCCGGCCCAGATCATCGCCCTCGGCATGGGCGGCTCGGGCATCGGGGGAGATCTGTTGCGTGCGGTCCTCCACGACGAAGCCTCGATGCCCGTGATGGCGATCAAAGAGTACCGTCCGCCGGCGTTTGTCGGTCCGGAGTGTCTGGTCTTCGCCTGCAGCTATTCGGGGAACACGGAGGAGACACTGGCCGCCTATGACGAGGCCTCGGCCCGGGGCGCGTCCTGCGTCGTCATCACCTCGGGGGGCGAGTTGCTGCGCCGGGCCGAGGCGCGACGGCATCCCGCCGTGGTCGTGCCACCCGGATTGCCGCCGCGCGCCGCGCTGCCCTACCTCTTCCTGCCGATGCTGGCGATCCTGAGCCGGGCCGGGATCGTGCGGTCCTTCGACGCGGAGGTCGGCGAGACCGTGGCGGGACTCCGGAGGATCCTGGGGCGCCTGGGGCCGGAGGGGGCCGATCCCGAAGCCCGCGCCCTGGCCGGGGCCCTGGTCGGTCGGATCCCCGTGGTCTACAGCTCCACCCCCTTCCTGGAGCCCGCGGCCCAGCGCTGGAAAGACCAGTTCAACGAGAACGCGAAGACCTTCGCCGTGTGGAACACCTTCCCCGAACTCAACCACAACGAAACGGTGGGCTGGGGGCTGGATCCCGCGCTGGCCCGGACCCTCTACGTCATCGTCCTCCGTGATCCCTCCGAGCCGGCGCGGCTGGCCCGGCGGGTGGAGATCACCAAGGATCTGGCCTTCCGGAAGGCCGCAGGGGTGGCCGAGGTGGCCGGCGAAGGCGAGGGCAAGCTGTGCCGGCTGATGTCGCCCATCGCCTACGGGGACCTGGTAAGCTGGTATTTGGCCCTGCAGCGCGGGGTCGACCCGACGCCGGTGGCGGTGATCGACGAGTTGAAGCAGCGGCTGGCGGCATCCGCCTCCGGGGGACCGCCGTAG
- the ugpC gene encoding sn-glycerol-3-phosphate ABC transporter ATP-binding protein UgpC produces the protein MAKVQLEGVTKKFGAVTAVNNVSLEIPDKQFTVLVGPSGCGKTTALRLIAGLEEATAGDIYIGDRRVNDVPPKDRDIAMVFQNYALYPHMSVYDNMAFGLRLRKYPKAEIDRRVKEAAEMLGIEGLLDRKPKQLSGGQRQRVALGRAIVREPQVFLMDEPLSNLDAKLRVQTRAEIKKLHARLQTTTVYVTHDQVEAMTMGDRIVVMRDGIVQQVDTPLNLYEKPANLFVAGFIGSPAMNFVEAKIVEADGALRVRADGFQVEVPRDLTGEVRPWVGKPVIFGIRPEDIQDRALAASPNPAWTIRATVDVHEPLGSDVILYLTAGAHSIVARVDAHTQAKMGQEIEVVLDMRKMHLFDPQTQQAIL, from the coding sequence GTGGCGAAAGTGCAGTTGGAGGGCGTGACCAAGAAATTCGGCGCGGTCACCGCGGTCAACAACGTCTCGCTGGAGATTCCCGACAAGCAGTTCACGGTGCTGGTCGGTCCTTCGGGGTGCGGCAAGACCACGGCGCTCCGGCTGATTGCCGGGCTGGAGGAGGCCACGGCCGGGGACATCTACATCGGCGACCGCCGGGTCAACGACGTGCCGCCCAAGGACCGCGACATCGCCATGGTCTTCCAGAACTACGCCCTTTACCCGCACATGTCGGTCTACGACAACATGGCCTTCGGGCTGCGCCTGCGCAAGTACCCGAAAGCCGAGATCGACCGGCGGGTGAAGGAAGCGGCGGAGATGCTGGGCATCGAGGGGCTGCTGGACCGCAAGCCCAAGCAGCTCAGCGGCGGCCAGCGCCAGCGGGTGGCCCTGGGGCGGGCCATCGTGCGCGAGCCGCAGGTGTTCCTGATGGACGAGCCCCTCAGCAACCTGGACGCCAAGCTGCGGGTGCAGACGCGCGCCGAGATCAAGAAGCTGCACGCCCGGCTGCAGACCACCACGGTCTACGTCACCCACGATCAGGTCGAGGCCATGACCATGGGCGACCGCATCGTGGTGATGAGGGACGGGATCGTCCAGCAGGTGGATACGCCGCTCAACCTCTACGAGAAGCCGGCCAACCTGTTCGTGGCCGGGTTCATCGGCAGTCCGGCGATGAACTTCGTGGAGGCGAAGATCGTGGAGGCCGACGGCGCCCTGCGGGTCCGCGCCGACGGCTTCCAGGTGGAGGTGCCCCGCGACCTGACCGGGGAGGTCCGGCCCTGGGTGGGCAAGCCGGTGATCTTCGGCATCCGGCCGGAAGACATCCAGGATCGGGCCCTGGCCGCCTCGCCCAACCCGGCCTGGACGATCCGGGCGACGGTGGACGTCCACGAACCGCTGGGCTCCGACGTCATCCTCTATCTGACGGCGGGAGCGCACTCCATCGTGGCCCGGGTGGACGCCCACACCCAGGCGAAGATGGGACAGGAGATCGAGGTGGTCCTCGACATGCGGAAGATGCACCTCTTCGATCCCCAGACCCAGCAGGCCATCCTCTAG
- a CDS encoding SPFH domain-containing protein — MSFVTLLTLVVAVIIVGLFILTSAIKIVREYQRLVVFRLGKSIGKKGPGLVFLIPIVDRPVWVDLREFFLEIPSQTCITKDNAPINIDFLIYFKVLNPEYSVIQVADFAGAARGIATTTLRAVVGDISLDDVLAKREQINQVLRAKLDEVTERWGVKVTTVEIREILPPREVQEAMTRQMSAERTRRAVVTEADGKREAAIKVAEGEKQAAILRAEGDRQSAILRAEGFSLALDKIFAVARNIDSKTLTLQYFEALKALGQGESTKFIFPLEFTKLLEPLTGLLGDRGEKK; from the coding sequence ATGTCCTTCGTGACGCTGTTGACGTTGGTGGTCGCCGTCATCATCGTGGGGCTCTTCATCCTCACCTCGGCGATCAAGATCGTCCGCGAGTACCAGCGGCTGGTGGTCTTCCGCCTCGGCAAGTCCATTGGGAAGAAGGGCCCGGGGCTGGTCTTCCTGATCCCCATCGTCGACCGTCCGGTCTGGGTGGACCTGCGCGAGTTCTTCCTGGAGATTCCCTCCCAGACGTGTATCACCAAGGACAACGCGCCCATCAACATCGATTTCCTGATCTACTTCAAGGTCCTCAACCCCGAGTACTCGGTGATCCAGGTGGCGGACTTCGCCGGCGCGGCGCGGGGCATCGCCACCACCACCTTGCGGGCCGTGGTGGGCGACATCAGCCTGGACGATGTGCTGGCCAAGCGCGAGCAGATCAACCAGGTGCTGCGGGCCAAGCTGGACGAGGTCACCGAGCGCTGGGGCGTGAAGGTGACCACCGTGGAGATCCGGGAGATCCTGCCCCCGCGCGAGGTGCAGGAGGCGATGACCCGGCAGATGTCCGCGGAGCGCACCCGGCGCGCCGTGGTCACCGAGGCCGACGGCAAGCGGGAGGCGGCGATCAAGGTGGCCGAGGGCGAGAAGCAGGCCGCCATCCTGCGGGCCGAGGGCGACCGTCAGTCGGCGATCCTGCGCGCCGAGGGCTTCTCCCTGGCGTTGGACAAGATCTTCGCCGTGGCCAGGAACATCGACAGCAAGACGCTCACCCTGCAGTACTTCGAGGCCCTGAAGGCGCTGGGGCAGGGCGAGAGCACGAAGTTCATCTTCCCCCTGGAGTTCACCAAACTCCTGGAGCCCCTCACGGGCCTGCTGGGGGACCGGGGGGAGAAGAAGTAG